A genomic segment from Castor canadensis chromosome 1, mCasCan1.hap1v2, whole genome shotgun sequence encodes:
- the Cyb5r2 gene encoding LOW QUALITY PROTEIN: NADH-cytochrome b5 reductase 2 (The sequence of the model RefSeq protein was modified relative to this genomic sequence to represent the inferred CDS: deleted 1 base in 1 codon), protein MEHPSPYFELPHPYTTLAESEEGGRNAEDPSMLLAITVIGVTVLMLALKSINSRRKYIITLQDPDTTYLLPLIEKDQISHNTQRFRFGLPSPDHVLGLPIGNHVHLSARIDGDVVLRAYTPISSDDDRGFVDLLIKIYFKNVHPHHPEGGKMTQYLENMKTGDTILFQGPSGCLFYCGPGSQTKAAEARSIFMFLGRLAIKTHKTSESENKLVYHLGMFAGGTGITPMLQLIRHITKNPSDNTRISLLFANQTEEDILMRKELEGIFRTNLDQFNLWYTLDRAPASWRYSSGFVTANMIKEHLPPPGKAILILVCRPPPMIQTTIYPNLKQLGYTKDMIFTY, encoded by the exons ATGGAGCATCCATCCCCCTATTTTGAGCTACCCCATCCCTATACTACCCTAGCTGAATCAGAAGAGGGTGGGAGGAATGCAGAG GATCCATCCATGCTGTTGGCCATCACTGTCATCGGGGTCACAGTGCTCATGTTGGCCCTGAAGAGCATAAACTCCAGGAGGAAATACATTATTACTTTACAAGACCCTGATACCACATACCTGCTGCCCTTGATTGAGAAGGAT CAAATCAGCCACAACACCCAGAGATTCCGCTTTGGATTGCCCTCGCCTGACCATGTCTTAGGGCTTCCTATAG GTAACCATGTCCATCTCTCGGCCAGAATTGATGGTGACGTTGTGCTCAGGGCTTACACCCCCATCTCCAGTGATGATGACCGAGGCTTTGTGGACTTACTTATAAAG ATCTACTTCAAAAATGTACACCCCCACCATCCTGAAGGTGGGAAGATGACTCAGTACTTGGAGAACATGAAAACTGGGGACACCATCCTTTTTCAAGGGCCATCTGGATGCCTGTTCTATTGTGGGCCAG GCTCCCAGACTAAAGCTGCAGAAGCTAGAAGCATC TTTATGTTTCTAGGGAGACTTGCaatcaaaacacacaaaacaagcGAGTCTGAAAACAAACTGGTCTATCACCTGGGAATGTTTGCTGGGGGAACAG GCATTACACCCATGCTGCAGCTCATTCGCCACATCACCAAGAACCCCAGTGATAACACCAGGATATCCCTCCTCTTTGCCAACCAG ACAGAGGAGGATATCTTGATGAGAAAGGAGCTTGAAGGAATTTTCAGGACTAATCTAGATCAGTTCAACCTGTGGTACACCCTGGACAGGGCTCCTGCCA GCTGGAGGTACAGTTCAGGCTTTGTTACTGCCAACATGATCAAGGAGCACCTCCCTCCCCCTGGGAAGGCCATACTCATCCTGGTGTGTCGCCCACCACCCATGATCCAGACAACCATTTACCCCAACCTGAAGCAGCTGGGTTATACCAAAGACATGATTTTCACCTACTAA